The Aphelocoma coerulescens isolate FSJ_1873_10779 chromosome 2, UR_Acoe_1.0, whole genome shotgun sequence genome contains a region encoding:
- the GOLGA4 gene encoding golgin subfamily A member 4 isoform X9, whose amino-acid sequence MFKKLKQKISEEQVPPRGVGGRAGSLLPQVPSKSPPSTGNRIRPTSFTDQNDEGTLTPDKELLAGMIAEPAFLSEYTIFALDPTKQPKPQSDGVNLTKQPLPGSTENNGSEPVSPQQSDSQSFAQKLQLRVPSMESLFRSPVKETLFRSSSKESLVRSSSRDSLNRLDLEALSPTFDSPSDIESETEEPLGNMDSFSKEQLLQRLRRMERSLGNYRGKYSELVSAYQVIQREKKKLQSILSQSQDKALRRIGELREELQMDQQAKKHLQEEFDASLEEKDQLISVLQTQVSLLKQRLQNGQIGTELPDQNVQSEPQVRSPTKEVSAENIVEPGSNEGNEDSVKTLETLNQRVKRQENLIQCCKETIQSHKERCAQLTNEKEALQEQLEERLQELEKMKDLHMAEKTKLITQLRDAKNLIEQLEQDKGMVIAETKRQMHETLEMKEEEVAQLRARIKQITTKGEELKEQKEKSERAAFEELEKALSIAQKTEEARKKLQTEMDEKIKAVEKASEEERVNLQWELTRVKQEVVEIMKKSSEERVAELEKIHQKELATKDQELNERLQAQEKVFQEKMKAALEKNQSKCLKALQEQEQQQTLALEELELQKKAIQSECDKKVQKMHHEVETCRTRILELESSLAKYSQDDRKQSEELSTLIESEKNQHSKEISDLVEKHNKELENVKQQQEKLWTEKLEILKQQQITEIEKIREKQQQEIHTILKEKETVFCAHIEEMNEKTLEKLDAKQTELEALSSELSEALKIRHDLEQELSELNSKVCEAKQELKGELEEERKRHSEVIEAMLKEHEMSIQDVEKVLKEELNKLKQSLEEKDRHLEELKAREQKLKESAERSEAELVQVSAKLEEQSSENTQKVTTLTQQYEYELKDLRRKADETKRSLTEKENEIEHMKKLQNKQVEELKQKLLAAEERISALQGEYENKLKCQEKKVEKMEQKSKDMQETFKNKLAEQEAKLKKELENKKLEFSQKESEFNTKILEMAHASSSGINDAVSKLESNQKEQLDSFAEDYRQKLEDVIQSWEKKLNQQIEELKEEHDMELQEKEQEIGDLKQKLLIFSAEKEDSRTEVTHLKEEQVKREACLKDLQEQLRQSVAKVNALSDKESDLKTQLKKLENELKQSLKEQTGLEEQLSKQKAVEEKDKAAITELADTLRTLEEKLQTVQSSQYKDHENYEKKIEAIRLKETEFKRLSGVLTTQLDAWKNAEASLHTKGNELIEKCNEKIGIITCKIADCEHRTAKVKEAILIKTRKITVLEAQLREITEHHSAATTSLQKSMLELQEKDNLIISLRADIEGLVTEKEQLQKEGGHQQQAASEKETCITQLRKELSENINAVTSMRKELQEKQSEVSALNKTVNDLNVRLEGTVSLTEKEAAISLLSKQHQEDRLQLLNQVEELSSRVEMLSQEKASALDQIDHCTAQLSEWKMKAQTRFTQNHDTIKDLQSKLELSNTEANKKDEELNKLKEQLAKQSRNLDSLKSELEQKQNRREKEESELTSKLKKQAAKIAELEKDIAQKTIENDSLVEELKKSNEQKDTEKKEIAWQLLQAEKVAFEKENRFKKAEEKVLNLEKQIGSLKADFEAKEKEFDQIKSVILKRKEEELKELEERLNAENSTKLADLKKKAEQKIGSIRKQLLSQMEEKKQQFKQDREDQLRELEQKVQEREAKIESLEKKIRSTRDSTELEKEMLEKVDGVKAAVEQEKYNLLENVQQTYKEKMQVLQRSLTEKDALLQKYEKEQRESNDSHLELQNKQKELLKKLECVEKSNQEEQVRTKRLRKELEEQTKKYSLLADEHACCGGVLASSREELKVKEQKRLDMENIIGDLQKKIQEKEELSQSLEQKIKELENNIVKKNEVHKIEMEDRTLRYEEKLKCLQQQLDERNYSLKAFEENAEEKARSVLELQKLLVDMQNQQKDLQTKLEETEGEKQKLRKEVNNLQKDIRTLRKEHQRELDIVKKESLEEMEQKIRCEQEDIELKHNSTLKQLIREFNTQLAQKERELETAVKETISKAQEVENELIENHHIETTQLHKKIAEKDDDLKRTVKKYEEILEAQLAQKTTLVNDSKLKEQELKEQIHVLEDRLKHYEKNIYVTSVGTPYRDGNLHHTDVSLFEEPTEFEYLRKVLFEYMMGRETKTMAKVITTVLKFPADQTQKILEREDARPMFASPRSGIF is encoded by the exons AACTTAACTAAACAACCACTTCCTGGATCCACAGAAAACAATGGAAGTGAACCTGTCTCTCCACAG CAAAGTGACAGTCAGTCTTTTGCCCAGAAGCTTCAGCTTCGAGTTCCTTCCATGGAGTCTTTGTTTCGAAGCCCTGTAAAAGAGACCCTATTTCGGTCTTCTTCTAAGGAGTCCCTAGTACGAAGTTCTTCAAGAGACTCACTGAATCGACTAGACTTGGAAGCCCTCAGTCCCACCTTTGATTCACCTTCTGACATTGAAAGTGAAACAGAAGAGCCTCTGGGAAATATGGACAGCTTCAGCAAAGAGCAGTTGCTGCAGCGTCTGCGCAGAATGGAGCGCAGTTTGGGCAACTATAGGGGAAAATACTCAGAG CTAGTGTCTGCCTATCAAGTTATCCAGCGGGAAAAGAAGAAGCTACAG aGCATTCTGAGTCAAAGTCAGGATAAAGCACTTCGCAGAATTGGAGAACTGAGAGAG GAGCTCCAGATGGATCAACAAGCTAAGAAACATCTCCAAGAGGAATTTGATGCTTCCTTAGAAGAAAAGGATCAACTTATTAGTGTCCTGCAAACTCAG GTGTCGTTGCTGAAACAGAGATTACAGAATGGTCAGATAGGCACTGAATTGCCTGATCAAAATGTCCAATCAGAACCACAAGTTCGAAGTCCAACAAAAGAAGTCAGTGCAGAAAATATTGTGGAACCAGGAAGCAATG AGGGTAACGAAGATTCTGTTAAAACACTGGAAACTCTTAATCAGAGGGTGAAGCGCCAAGAGAACTTGATACAATGTTGTAAGGAGACTATTCAGTCACATAAGGAGCGCTGTGCCCAATTAACCAATGAGAAAGAGGCACTTCAAGAACAATTAGAAGAGAGGCTTCAAGAACTGGAGAAAATGAAG GACCTTCACATGGCTGAGAAGACTAAACTGATTACGCAGCTACGTGATGCAAAGAATTTGATTGAACAGCTAGAACAAGACAAG GGCATGGTAATTGCGGAGACAAAGCGACAAATGCATGAAACATTGGAaatgaaggaggaggaggtagCCCAACTGCGTGCTCGAATCAAACAAATAACTACAAAAGGCGAGGAattaaaagaacagaaagaaaaatctgaaagagcTG cTTTTGAAGAGCTTGAGAAGGCTCTAAGTATTGCCCAAAAGACAGAGGAAGCCCGGAAAAAACTGCAGACAGAAATGgatgaaaaaattaaagcagtaGAAAAGGCAAGTGAAGAAGAGAGAGTAAATCTTCAGTGGGAATTAACCAGAGTGAAACAAGAGGTGGTTGAGATTATGAAG AAGTCTTCAGAAGAACGAGTTGCTGAACTAGAAAAAATCCATCAAAAAGAGCTGGCTACCAAAGATCAGGAGCTAAATGAGAGATTGCAGGCTCAAGAAAAGGTGTTCCAGGAGAAGATGAAGGCAGCTCTT gaaaaaaatcagagcaagTGCTTAAAAGCCCTTCAAgagcaagagcagcagcaaaccCTAGCCTTAGAAGAATTAGAGCTGCAGAAGAAAGCCATACAGTCTGAGTGTGACAAGAAAGTTCAGAAGATGCATCATGAAGTAGAGACTTGTAGAACT AGGATTCTTGAACTGGAAAGCTCTCTTGCAAAGTATTCGCAAGATGACAGAAAGCAGTCAGAGGAATTAAGTACTCTCATAGAGtctgaaaaaaaccagcacagtAAGGAAATCAGTGATCTGGTTGAAAAACACAATAAAGAACTGGAGAATGTGAAACAGCAGCAAGAAAAGCTTTGGACAGAAAAACTTGAAATTTTAAAGCAACAACAAATaactgaaatagaaaaaataagagaaaagcaACAACAAGAGATACATACcattttgaaagagaaagaaacagtttTCTGTGCACACATAGAAGAGATGAATGAAAAAACATTAGAAAAACTTGACGCGAAACAAACAGAATTAGAAGCACTCTCTTCTGAGCTATCAGAAGCACTAAAAATACGTCATGATTTAGAACAAGAGCTCTCAGAATTGAATAGTAAAGTTTGTGAAGCAAAGCAAGAACTGAAAGGAGAATTGGAAGAAGAGAGGAAACGGCACAGTGAAGTGATTGAAGCAATGTTAAAAGAGCATGAAATGTCTATTCAAGATGTTGAGAAGGTACTCAAAGAGGAACTCAACAAACTCAAGCAGTCACTGGAGGAGAAAGACAGACATTTGGAGGAGTTAAAAGCACGTGAACAGAAACTAAAGGAATCTGCAGAAAGATCTGAAGCTGAACTTGTCCAAGTGTCTGCAAAGCTAGAGGAGCAAAGCAGTGAAAATACACAGAAAGTAACCACTCTAACACAACAATATGAATATGAGCTGAAGGATCTCCGAAGAAAGGCTGATGAGACGAAGAGAAGTCTGactgagaaggaaaatgaaattgaGCACATGAAGAAGTTGCAGAACAAGCAAGTGGAAGAGCTTAAACAGAAACTGTTAGCTGCAGAGGAGAGGATTAGTGCTTTACAAGGAGAGTATGAAAATAAGCTGAAATGTCAGGAGAAGAAAGTGGAGAAAATGGAGCAGAAATCAAAAGATATGCAGGAAACTTTCAAAAATAAACTTGCTGAGCAGGAAGCTAAACTTAAAAAAGAGCTTGAAAACAAGAAGTTGGAATTCAGTCAGAAAGAGAGTGAATTCAATACTAAAATTTTGGAAATGGCACATGCCAGCTCATCTGGAATCAATGATGCAGTGTCAAAATTGGAATCTAATCAGAAAGAGCAGCTAGACAGTTTTGCTGAGGATTACAGGCAGAAATTGGAAGATGTAATCCAAAGCTGGGAAAAGAAACTTAATCAGCAGATTGAAGAGCTCAAGGAAGAACATGATATGGAACTGCAAGAGAAAGAGCAGGAAATTGGAGATCTGAAAcaaaagcttttaattttcagtgctgAAAAGGAGGACTCCAGAACAGAAGTAACCCATCTGAAGGAAGAACAAGTGAAAAGGGAGGCATGCTTGAAGGATTTGCAAGAACAGCTAAGGCAGTCAGTGGCTAAGGTGAATGCTTTGTCAGATAAGGAAAGTGACCTGAAAACACAGttgaaaaaattggaaaatgaACTTAAACAGTCTCTGAAAGAACAGACAGGACTTGAGGAACAGCTCAGTAAACAGAAAGCAGTTGAAGAGAAGGACAAAGCCGCCATCACTGAGCTGGCTGATACACTAAGAACCCTTGAAGAGAAACTCCAAACTGTGCAATCTTCTCAGTATAAAGATCATGAAaattatgagaaaaaaatagaggCAATTCGGCTAAAAGAAACTGAGTTTAAAAGGTTGTCAGGAGTACTTACAACCCAGTTAGATGCTTGGAAGAATGCTGAAGCTTCATTGCATACTAAAGGCAATGAATTAATtgaaaaatgtaatgaaaaaatTGGCATAATAACATGTAAAATTGCAGACTGTGAACACCGAACTGCAAAAGTTAAAGAAGCAATATTAATCAAAACAAGGAAGATAACTGTACTAGAAGCTCAACTTAGAGAAATAACAGAGCACCATTCTGCTGCTACTACTTCTTTGCAAAAGTCAATGCTAGAGCTGCAAGAGAAGGACAATTTAATTATATCCCTGAGAGCTGACATTGAAGGTCTTGTAACAGAAAAGGAACAATTGCAAAAAGAGGGAGGGCATCAGCAGCAAGCAGCATCAGAGAAAGAAACTTGCATAACACAGCTGAGGAAAGAGTTATCTGAAAATATCAATGCTGTCACATCAATGAGGAAAGAACTCCAGGAAAAACAGTCTGAAGTGTCTGCTCTCAACAAAACAGTTAATGATCTTAATGTTAGACTTGAAGGCACAGTAAGTTTAACAGAGAAGGAAGCAGCCATATCTCTGCTAAGCAAACAACATCAAGAGGATCGGTTGCAGTTGTTAAATCAAGTAGAAGAGTTATCATCCAGAGTTGAGATGCTGAGTCAAGAAAAAGCATCAGCTCTTGATCAGATAGATCATTGCACAGCCCAGCTGTCAGAGTGGAAGATGAAAGCACAAACCAGGTTTACACAAAATCACGATACTATCAAAGATTTGCAGAGCAAACTTGAATTAAGCAATACTGAAGCCAATAAAAAAGATGAAGAGCTAAATAAACTGAAGGAACAGCTGGCTAAACAAAGCAGGAATCTTGATAGTTTAAAAAGTGAATtggaacaaaagcaaaacaggagggaaaaggaagaaagtgaGTTAACCtcaaagttaaaaaaacaagCAGCAAAAATTGCTGAACTAGAAAAAGACATTGCTCAGAAAACTATAGAAAATGATTCCTTGGTGGAGGAACTTAAAAAGTCTAATGAACAAaaagacacagagaaaaaagagatAGCTTGGCAACTCCTTCAGGCAGAGAAGGTggcttttgaaaaggaaaatagattTAAGAAGGCTGAAGAAAAAGTGCTTAATCTTGAGAAGCAAATAGGTTCACTGAAGGCTGATTTTGAAGCAAAGGAGAAGGAGTTTGATCAAATTAAGTCAGTGATActtaaaaggaaagaggaagaacTGAAAGAATTAGAAGAGAGACTGAATGCAGAGAACAGCACTAAGCTGGCTGATCTGAAAAAGAAGGCAGAGCAAAAAATAGGTTCTATTAGAAAGCAGTTACTGTCTCagatggaagaaaagaaacagcaatttAAGCAAGATAGAGAGGATCAGTTAAGAGAGCTGGAGCAGAAAGTGCAGGAGAGAGAAGCCAAAATTGAgtccttagaaaaaaaaattaggtcaACAAGAGATTCCACAGAATTAGAGAAGGAAATGCTAGAAAAAGTAGACGGTGTAAAAGCTGCTGTAGAACAAGAGAAATATAATTTACTTGAGAATGTCCAACAGACATACAAAGAGAAAATGCAGGTGTTACAGAGGAGCTTAACTGAAAAAGATGCATTATTACAGAAGTATGAGAAGGAACAACGAGAGAGTAATGACTCTCATCTAGAActgcaaaacaaacagaaagaactCCTTAAAAAACTAGAATGTGTTGAGAAGAGCAATCAGGAAGAGCAGGTTAGGACCAAAAGACTCAGGAAAGAACTTgaggaacaaacaaaaaagtattcGTTGTTAGCGGATGAGCATGCTTGTTGTGGTGGTGTTTTAGCAAGCAGTAGGGAAGAACTGAAAGTTAAAGAACAAAAACGTCTTGATATGGAGAATATAATTGGAGatctccagaaaaaaattcaggaaaaggaggaactCAGTCAGTCTTTAGAACAGAAGATAAAAGAGTTAGAAAATAATATagtgaagaaaaatgaagtgcATAAGATTGAGATGGAAGATAGGACTTTAAGATACGAAGAAAAGCTAAAATGTCTACAGCAACAGTTGGATGAAAGAAATTACAGTCTTAAAGCTTTTGAGgaaaatgctgaagaaaagGCTAGGTCTGTTTTGGAGCTGCAGAAGTTACTAGTTGATATGCAGAACCAGCAGAAGGACTTGCAGACTAAACTGGAAGAGACTGAAGGGGAGAAACAGAAACTACGCAAAGAAGTTAATAATCTTCAAAAAGACATACGTACTCTGCGAAAGGAACATCAGCGAGAGCTTGATATAGTAAAGAAGGAGTCCTTAGAAGAAATGGAGCAGAAAATCAG ATGTGAACAAGAAGACATTGAGTTAAAGCACAACTCCACCTTAAAGCAGTTAATAAGAGAGTTCAATACTCAGCTGGctcaaaaagagagagaattgGAAACAGCAGTAAAAGAGACAATCA GTAAAGCCCAGGAGGTAGAAAATGAATTGATAGAAAATCATCACATAGAGACAACACAGTTGCATaaaaaaattgctgaaaaaGATGATGATCTAAAAAGAACTGTGAAAAAATACGAAGAAATCCTTGAG